GCAACTTCGGGCCCAAGAGCGGCATCACCAACGGGCAACTCGCCCTCCTGCTGTGGAACACGATGGATGCACCGTCCGGCCTGACCGACCACACCTTCACCGACATCCCCACCAACGCGGCGTACAACGACGCGGTGGACTGGATGGTCGACACCGGCCTGGTGGGCGACGGCGGCACGTTCAGCCCGAAGCGCCAGGTGAACCGGGGGCGGGTGGCGAACCTCCTCTGGCAGCTCGCCGGATCGCCGGCGGCGCCGGACCTCACCATCCCGGACGTGTCGGAGGCGGCCCCGTTCGCGGACGCCGTGGACTGGGCGGTCGCACACGGCATCATCACCCCACAGGCGAACGGCAACGTCCTGCCCCGCAACAAGGTCACCCGGGCGCAGGCCGCGGTGATGCTCCACCGGTTGGCCAGCACCGCGCCGGCCTGGGGCGACGTGACCCTGCCCTCGACCGTGGAGTTCTGACCCATGCGACTGCGCAGCGCCCTCCTCGCCGCGGGACTCATCGTCGCCTGCCTCCTGGCCGCGCTCGTGGGGCCCATCGCCCCCGAAGCCATCGCCAGCGGCCCCAACCGGGCGGTCGTCGTGGCCGACTCGGGCACGGGGGTGATCGTCCGCGGCATCGAGTTCGAGGCCGACTCGATCTCGGGCATCGAGGCCCTCCAGCTGGCCGGGCTCGCCCCGGTCGTGCAGGGCTTCCAGGGCGAGGGCGGGGCGGTCTGCGCGGTCGCCGGCGTGGGGTGCCCGTCGGACGGCAGCTGCCTCACGTGTGACGCCCGGGGCTACTACTGGGCCTACCACCGCGCCCCGGCGGGCACCGGAGGCTACGCCTACTCCCGGGTGGGCGCCGGAGCCACCCGGGTTCACGACGGTGACGTCGAGGGGTGGAAGTGGGGCACGGGCAGTGCCCCGGCGTACCACTCGTTCGATTCCGTGTTCCCGCCGGCACCGGTGACCACCGCGCCGCCGGCCGGGGGCACACCGGGGGGCGGCGGGCCCGGCGTCACGACGGCGCCCGGGCCGGGAGGCGGCTCGCCCGACGCGGGAGCCGCTCCGGGCACGGGCACGGACTCGGCGGGTGCCGGCGAGCCGGCGACCACGACCTCGGTGGCCGACCCGGCCACCACGACCTCGGTGGCGGCGGCCGCCGGCGCGACCACCACCTCGGTGGCCGCAGCCGACACGGCCGACGCCGACGAGATCGCCTTCCAGGCGGCTCAGTCGTCCCGGCCCGACGAGAGCGGTTCCCGCAGGGGCACGGTGGCCTCGGCGGCGCTGTTCCTCGTCACCCTCGGGGGCATCGCCGCTCTCGTGGTGCGGAGCCGGCGGCGCCGAGCCGCCACTGCGCTGGACTAGCGGGCGCTGATCCCGGGCCGCGGCCACCGGCCGCGGCCCGGGGATCAGCGACGGCCGATCAGGGCGTGACGTTCAGCGCCTCGGTGCACTCGGTGATGCGCTCGAGCTCTTCGGGCGTGGCCGTCGCGGTCAACGCCGCTGCCTGCTCGGAGAGCTCCGCGCTCAGCTCGGTGATCTGCTGGGGGTCGGCGTTGAAGGGATCGTCGATCGCGTCCTGGAGCAGCGCGCCGAGCTCCTCGGCGCTCGCGCAGAACGCCTCGATCGTGGCCGGCCCCCCGGAGGGCTCACCTCCGGGGCTGGTCGGCGCCGCCTCGGTCGTGGGTGGGGCAACGGTGTCGGGGACCTCGGTCACGGGCGGCAGCGTGGTCGGCGCCTCGGGCACCGTTCCCAAGGTGACGGGGGGCGTCGCCTCGTCGTCATCGCCCCCGAGCACGGCGGCGAGGGCGAAGCCGAGCCCGACGAGCACCACCAGGAGCACGACACCGAGCCCGACGAGGATCGCCACGTTGCGACGACCGCCGCCGCCGCTGCTCGGCGCCCCGGCGACGAACTCGGGCGGCGGGCCGCTCATCGGGGGCGGGGGAGGGGGGACGCTGCCGTAGCCGTCGGCCAGGGGTGGGCTCGGGGGCAGGGCCGCGCCCGGGGCGGGGAGTCCCTCGGGAACCGTGGGGGAGTCCGGGGTTTCGTGGGTCGACGACGGCGCGCCGACCTGGGCACCGCACTCGCCGCAGAACTGGGCAGCAGGGGGGAGCGGTCGCCCGCAGGACTGGCAGAGCATCGCGATCGGCCTCCGGGAGGGTCGAGACGGGGAACGGGGGAGAGGGGAAGAGAGAGGAGTGAGGAAGGCTCAGGAGACGCGAGACGGGGCGGCGCCGAAGCGCCGCCCCGTTCCCGAACGTGTGTTCGTTGGTGTTACGGCGTCACCGACAGGAGGGCGGCGCACTCGTTGATGCGGTCCACGTCGTCGGGGTTGGCCGAGGTGAGCTCCGCCGCGGCAGCGGAGAGCTCCGAGGCCTGCTGCGTGATCTCGGCGGCGTCGGCGCTGGTCGGGTCGTCGACGGCGGCCTGCAGCTGCTCACCGAGGTCCTCGGCCTGCGTGCAGAACTCCTCGACATCAGGGTTCGAGCTGGCGTCGCCGCTGTCGCCGCTGTCGGCGGCGGTGGTCTCGGTGGTGTCGCCGCTGTCGCCGCCGTCGTCGTCGGAGCTGCAGGCGGCAGCGGTGCCGGCGAAGAGCAGGCCGACCAGCATGAGGCCGAGGAACTTGCGCATGGAGGGGGATCCTTCCGTCATGTACCGGTCGCCGCGGATCGGGTGACCGTGGAAGCAGTCTCGCGTAGCGCCAGGGCCGTGTCGTGAGTATCGGCTACTCATTCGCCGCTCGGCGCGCTACTCACCTTGGCGAAGCCGGCGCGACCATCCGCCGCCGAGCGTCGACGCGGGATTAGTTTCGTCACGTGACGAAACCACCCCGATGTGGCTGGTGCGGGGCACCGGTGGTCGATCAGCCCGCAGTGGGCCGCAAGCGGCGCTACTGCCGCCAGAGCTGTCGCCAGCAGGCCTACCTGGCCCGCAAGCTGGCCGGCGCCCACGACCTGGCGCCCGACGAGGTCGTCGTACGTCGTGACGAGCTCACCGACCTGCAGGACCGCGTGTACGCGTTGCAGGCCGCCCTCGAGGACGTCGCCGGCGACCTGGCCGAGGCGGACGGTCCCGCCGACGTCCGCCGGGCCCTGGACTGGCTGGTGGCGCATGCCACCCCCGTGGCGGAGCTGTGGATAACGCCGGTCTCGGATCGAGACCCCTGACTTTACATAACGGAGATTCTGGGCGTTCTGTGGGTACGTTGCCGTGGTGTCCGGTGGGGTTGCTTTCGGGCGCTGCCCCCTCGGGCCGATAGCTTGGTGGCCCCATGTCTCGTCGCATCGACATCGAACTCACCAGCGAGCGCCCGGACGGTGTCTGGACCTGGCGCGCCGCCGGAGCCAAGCAGCCCAAGGGCGAGCTGGACGGAACCCTTCTCTTCGCCGGGGCCAAGGTCGGTGACGTCGTGCGCGCCGACGCCGACTTCGACATCGACGGCATCAACGTCACCGCGGTGCTGCCCCCGAAAGGTGCCCGACGAGAGCCCGAGCGCCTCGAGATCATCGGCACGCCCACCAAGCTCGAGCCCGTCACCACGACGCTCGCCAAGCGGGGCAAGGGCGACCGTGGTGACCGGGGTGAGCGTGGCGGCCGCCGTGACCGTGGTGAACGGGGTGACCGGGGTGACCGTGGCCCTCGCTCCCGTGACGGGCGACCCGATCGGGCCAAGCGCGAGCGCAAGCCCCGCGCCGAGGGCGACGGCTCCAGGCGCCCCCCTCGTCCGCCGCGCCCCGAGGTCGAGGCCAAGCCCAAGCCCAAGCGCCTCAAGGCCGGCCGTACCCACCGCAACGCCGTCCTCGCCGACCTGCCCCCCGAGCAGCGTCCGGTGGCCGAGCAGGTCCTGAAGGGCGGCATCCCCGCGGTCCGCCAGGCCGTCCAGAAGCAGAACGAGGCCGCCGAGGCCGAGGGGAAGCCGCCGGTCAAGGCCGAGGCGCTCGTGGCCCTCGCCGAGGGGATGCTCCCCCGCCTGCGTAGCGCGGAGTGGCGGGACAAGGCCGAGGCGGCCCTGGCCGACATCGAAGAGCTCGACCTGCGTGACCTGCGCTCGGTCATCGTGGCCGCCGACACCGGCGCGCGCGACGAGGAGAGCCGGGCCCTCGCCGACCAGCTGCGCGCCGCGCTCAACCGGCGGGTCGAGCAGGAGCACGCCGCCTGGCTGGCCGAGATCGCCGCCAACCTGGCCGAGGGCCGCAGCGTGCGGGCCCTGCGGCTGAGCTCCCGTCCGCCCAAGGCCGGCGCCCCGCTCCCGGCGGACATGGCCGCTCGCCTCGCCGAGGCCACCGCTGCGTCCCTGACCTCCGAGGTCACCCAGGACCGCTGGGCCACGGTCCTCGACGCCTTGGCCTTCTCACCCGTGCGCCTCAACGTCGTGCCCGAGAGCCTCCCGGCCGTCCCTTCGGACGAGCTCCTGAAGGAAGTCGCCCGCCTCGCCACCCAGATCCCCCAGATCGCCGCCGTGTTCGGCGTCGAGCCGGCCCCGTCGGGCAAGCGCCCCCGTCCCCGTCCGCCCCGCCCGCCCAAGGCCGCCGCGAAGAAGGTCCCGCCGCCGCCCAAGGGCGACAAGGCCGACAAGCCCGGCAAGGACGAGGCCAAGACGGACGAGGCCAAGACGGACGAGGCCAAGACGGACGAGGCGGACACGAACCAGGCCGAGAAGGCCACCGAGGTGACCGAGGACGCCCCTACCGAGGCGACTCCCAGCGACGAGTCCACCCCGACCGAGGGCGCCGAGACCACTCCCCCGGCGGAAGAGGCCGCCGTCGACGCGCCGGCCCCCGACGAGCCTGAAGGGGCCGCGACCCCGGACCCCGCTCCCCCATCGGAGGACACCGACGTCCCGAACGCGGCGCCCGTCGACGAGCCCCAGCCTGAGAGCGCAGCCGACAACTCGCCGCCGGCCGACACCGCGGCCGAGGACGTCCCTGCAGAGGACGCGCCGGCCGTCGACGATGCCCCTCCCCCGGTCGAGGCGACGGTCGACGACGCGCCCGCTGAGGACGCACCGGTAGAGGACGCCTCCGACGGCGACGCGCCATCGGAGGATGCGTCGACCGAGGAGAGCGTGCCGGCAGACGAGGCCCCGGTGGCCGACGACGCCACCCCCGAGGACGAGGCCGGCGCCTAGCTCGGCCCCTCAGCCGTCGAGGAGGGCGTGCAGCTCCGCAGGAGCGGCCAGCACCTCGTCGCCCGGGGTCGGTGTCGCCCGGGGGTTCCAACCCGCCCAGGCGAAGCGACAACCGACCTCCACGGCGCAGCGGCGGTCGTGCTCGGTGTCGCCGACGAACACGATCTCATCGGCGCGCAGCTCCATCGCCGTGAGCACCGGACCCAGCGACTTCCCGGCGAAGTCGAACGCGTCGGCGAAGAGGGCGACCTCGGGCTCCCACCCGAGACGGGCGAGTTCGGGCACGCCGCCACTCGGGTGCTTGTTCGAGCACACCGCCCAGCGCGGGAGGCCGGCGACCAACTCGTGGGTGCCGGGAAAGGGCAGGGCGGCATCCACGTCGTAGTGACCGAGGTAGTCGTCCACCGAGAGGCCCAGACGGGCGCACTCCGCCGCCAGCGTGTGGCCGAAGGTGATGTCCTCCTCGGGCACCCCCAGGGCCACGAAGGGCGCCACGAGGGCCGCATCGGAGTCCAACAGGGTGCCGTCGAGGTCGAACACGGGCACGAGTCGAGGCACCCGGCGATTCTCCCCGGCCCACGGCCCCGACGGCCAAACGGGCGTCGCGCCACCGGTAGGGTGCGGGCATGATCGACTACGAGCTGCGCGGCCACGTCGCCGTCATCACCATCAACCGCCCCGAGGCCCGCAACGCCGTCAACGGTGAGGTGGCCAACGGCATCGAAGCCGCCATCGACCGCCTCGAGGCCGACGACGACGTCTGGCTGGGCGTGCTCTGCGGCGAAGGCTCGGTGTTCTGTGCCGGCGCCGACCTGAAGGCCATCAACGAGGGCCGGGGCGGCGAGCTCCAGACCGAGCGGGGCGGCTTCGGCGGCATCGTGCAGCGCGAGCGCACCAAGCCCATCATCGCCGCGGTGGACGGTCCCGCCCTCGCCGGCGGCACCGAGATCGTCCTCGCCTGCGACCTCGTGGTCGCCTCCTCCGAGGCCCGCTTCGGCATCCCCGAGGTGAAGCGCTCCCTCGTGGCCGCCGCCGGTGGGCTGTTCCGCCTCCCCAAGCGGCTTCCCCCCAACGTCGCCATGGAGCTCGCACTCACCGGTGACCCCATCGACGCCGAGCGGGCCCACCACTTCGGTCTCGTCAACGAGCTGTGCGAGCCCGGGACGGCCCTCGAGCGGGCCCTCGATCTCGCGTCCCGCATCGAGGCCAATGCCCCCGTGGCCGTTCGTGAGAGCCGCCGCCTGATGCTCCTGTCCGACGACCTCGACGTCGACGCCGGCATCCACGAGTCCAACAAGGCCCTGATGGGCCTCACCTCCAGCGCCGACTTCTCCGAGGGCCTCATGGCCTTCATCGAGAAGCGCCCGCCGAACTGGCAGGGCAAGTAAGCCACCCGCCACCTCGGCATCCCACCACCCAGCCGCCGTGTCGGCGGGGTCTCAGACGATGGTCGTGAGGATCTCGTGGTCGTGGAGGAACTCGGCCAGGCCCGGCGCCAGGTTCATCTCGGCCACGTCCCACAGCGGCACCCAACGGGCCTCGGTGGCGTCGTCACCGGCGATCGGCTCGGCGGCCTCGAGCAGGGTCACCGCGAAGTCGAGGATCACCGCGTGGCGGCCGTCGTCGATGCGCTCGGCCCAGCCGATGAGCTCACCGCAGACGCCCTCGATGCCCGTCTCCTCGAGGAGCTCGCGCACCACGGCCTCCTGGACGGTCTCGCCGGCCTCGATGCGCCCTCCCGGCACCGACCAGGTGCCGGCCGCGGGGCCGTGCCCCCGCCGGACGAGGAGAAGGCGCTCGTCGTCGACGACGACGGCACCCACGCAGGCCTCAGGGCGTGCCGTCGTCATCGCCCGGGCCCGGGACGCCGTCCGCGCCATCCCCGTCCTCGGACGCCTCGTCGTCGACCGTGAAGGCCTTGTGCACCACGATGGCACGGGCCACCAGCCCGAAGCTCTCGAAGAAGTTCTTGGTGGGTCGGTTGCCCGGGAGCGCGACCGAGTCGACCCCGAAGCACCCCTGCTCCTCGCACCAGTCGACGAGCAGGTTCATCATGGTCTCGCCCACCCCGACCCCACGGAAGTCGGGCTCGACGAACAGGTCGCCGATGACCCCGAGGCGCCCGCCGTCACGGAGCTCGTTGAAGCGGGCGACGCCGTAGCCCACCACGGCATCGT
This region of Acidimicrobiales bacterium genomic DNA includes:
- a CDS encoding zinc ribbon domain-containing protein translates to MLCQSCGRPLPPAAQFCGECGAQVGAPSSTHETPDSPTVPEGLPAPGAALPPSPPLADGYGSVPPPPPPMSGPPPEFVAGAPSSGGGGRRNVAILVGLGVVLLVVLVGLGFALAAVLGGDDDEATPPVTLGTVPEAPTTLPPVTEVPDTVAPPTTEAAPTSPGGEPSGGPATIEAFCASAEELGALLQDAIDDPFNADPQQITELSAELSEQAAALTATATPEELERITECTEALNVTP
- a CDS encoding HAD family hydrolase; protein product: MPRLVPVFDLDGTLLDSDAALVAPFVALGVPEEDITFGHTLAAECARLGLSVDDYLGHYDVDAALPFPGTHELVAGLPRWAVCSNKHPSGGVPELARLGWEPEVALFADAFDFAGKSLGPVLTAMELRADEIVFVGDTEHDRRCAVEVGCRFAWAGWNPRATPTPGDEVLAAPAELHALLDG
- a CDS encoding crotonase/enoyl-CoA hydratase family protein, producing MIDYELRGHVAVITINRPEARNAVNGEVANGIEAAIDRLEADDDVWLGVLCGEGSVFCAGADLKAINEGRGGELQTERGGFGGIVQRERTKPIIAAVDGPALAGGTEIVLACDLVVASSEARFGIPEVKRSLVAAAGGLFRLPKRLPPNVAMELALTGDPIDAERAHHFGLVNELCEPGTALERALDLASRIEANAPVAVRESRRLMLLSDDLDVDAGIHESNKALMGLTSSADFSEGLMAFIEKRPPNWQGK
- a CDS encoding NUDIX domain-containing protein produces the protein MGAVVVDDERLLLVRRGHGPAAGTWSVPGGRIEAGETVQEAVVRELLEETGIEGVCGELIGWAERIDDGRHAVILDFAVTLLEAAEPIAGDDATEARWVPLWDVAEMNLAPGLAEFLHDHEILTTIV
- a CDS encoding GNAT family N-acetyltransferase; amino-acid sequence: METARVANATDLQRLVELAREAIEELRPTKGGDVWARTAGRAEPVDEALRAALTDHDHLVVVGSVDDAVVGYGVARFNELRDGGRLGVIGDLFVEPDFRGVGVGETMMNLLVDWCEEQGCFGVDSVALPGNRPTKNFFESFGLVARAIVVHKAFTVDDEASEDGDGADGVPGPGDDDGTP